The sequence GCATGTAGAACGGGAAGGCTATGATTTAATCTTTGCTTCTCGGAATCTACGAAATCGGGATACTAGTTATTTAGAACATTTTATGTACCGTGCCGTGGATGGTATCGTCGTGATTTGTTCAGATCCTAACGACCCGCAGGTTCAAGACATGATCAATAATCATGTGCCGATTGTCGTGATTGATATGAGCAATCAGAACTGCAGCGTTGTCTATTCCGATAACATCGAGGGAGGAAGGCTTGCCGTAAACTATCTTCATTCATTGGGCCATACAAGAATCGCTCATATATCAGGAGATCCAAAGATCGATGCAGGAGCACAAAGGATTAAAGGGTTTTCTAAGGCCATGAATGATTTAAACCTTCCGATTCATCAAGAATACCTTGTGAATGGCGGATTATTTTCCATTCAAGAAGGTAGGGCAGCAATGGAGTCCCTCCTGGAACTGGAAACCACACCTACCGCTGTTTTTGTAGCAGGTGACCATATGGCCATTGGAGCAATGGAAGCCATTAAAGAAAAGGGATTAAAAATACCGGAAGATATCTCGATCATCGGGTATGATGACATTGAAATGTCAGCCTATGTCACTCCGAAACTAACCACAGTCAGACAAGACACGGATAGAATCGGTGCTCGGGCAGGACAGTTACTAATTAAACAGATGATTCAAAAAAAGAAACTCATAACAACGGAAATCATTCCAGTAGAACTAATCATCAGAGAATCATGTACATCACCAAAAAAAGAAAAAAAGAATTAATTTTTATTTTTTAGTAATTCCGAAACCGGTTTCGGAATTTTTATAAGAAATAAATCGAAACCGCTTTCGAAACTATATTGTTGAAAAAGAACAAAGGGGGATAATGATGAAAAAGTTTTTAGCAATATTTATGACGCTTGTACTGCTGGCAGGGGTGTTGTCAGCTTGCTCCGGAGATTCCAAATCATCAGGTGATTCTAAATCAAGTAAAGATGTAGATTTGAAGATTTGGTCATTCACGGATGAATTAAAGAAACCCATTACGAAATTTGAAGAGAAAAATGGTGTGAAAGTAGAGTTGACGATTGTTCCGATTGCCGACTACCCGACAAAATTAAAGCCTGTTCTTGAAAGCGGAGTAGGGGCGCCGGATGTATTCACTGGCGAAATTGCATTCCTTAAGCAATGGGTAGATGCAGGGTATTGGGAGAACTTATCAGAGGACCCATACAATGTAGACGAAATCAAAGATAAATATGTTCCTTACGTATTTGACTTAGGTAAAGATAAAGACGGAAATGTAAGAGCTCTATCATGGCAAACGACGCCAGGGGGAGTTTTTTATAAGAGAAGTATCGCTAAAGAGGTACTTGGTACAGATGATCCAACTGAAGTAGGCAACATGCTTAACTCCATGGACAATGTATTCAAAGTAGCAGAGAAGATGAAGGAAAAAGGCTACAGCATGTTCCCTGATGAAGGGTCCATCCGCTGGTTCTCGCAAGGAGACAATCCACAACCTTGGGTGAACGACAAGAATGAGTTAAAGCTGACTGAACAGAAGATCGAGTTTATGGATTATGCTAAAAAACTCCGTGAGAACAGCTATACGGCACTTGCTCCTGAGTGGTCTCCATCGTGGTTCGAAGCAATGGATAAGCCAATCAAGGTAAAAGAAAACGGTAAAGAGAAAGAAACCCAAGTATTCTCGTATGTTCTTCCTACATGGGGTCTTCACAGCGTTCTGAAAACAAACGTGAAGGAATCTGCTGGGGACTGGGCAGTAACGAATGGACCAAGCCCATACTTCTGGGGTGGAACATGGTTAGGGGTTTACGAAAAGTCAGAGAACAAAGAGCTTGCGTATGACTTTGTAAAAATGATGACTCAAGAAGATGAGTTCCTGACAGATTGGGCAAAAGAAACAGGGGATGTTCTGTCCTACCTGCCTGTAACAAACGAAATCAAGGATGATTTCAGTGACGAATTCCTTGGCGGTCAAAATAACTATCAATTCTTCCTTGAGCAAGCGAAAGAAATCGAGCCTGGCATTGTAACAAAATACGACCAGCAGCTTGATACGTTCTATGGAAACGCTGTTCAGCAGTACGTAGACGGGAAGAAATCCAAAGAAGAAGCCATTCAAGAATTCTATAAAAAAGCACAAAACGCATATCCGGACATAAAAGTACCAAAAAATTAACACGTAAAAATCAAGGGCAAGTGGCATGGTCCATGCCACTTGCCCAATCTACTAACAACTAAGGGGGGCTGGGGAATGAAGAAATTAGACCGATATGGTTATGTATTTATTGCCCCGTTTTGGATCATCTTTTTAATATTTAGTATTTATCCCGTTGCGCTTACTTTCTACTACAGCTTTACGAACTATTCAGGGAGCGGGACAGCAGAGGTTGTCGGTCTTGCAAACTATACCCGTTTACTCTCGGACAGTTATTTTGTGGAAGCATTTTTTAACACATGGAAAATATGGGGAATAAACTTTGCCCTGCAAATTGGTCTGGCCCTTGTACTCGCATTAATCTTCTCTGATATGAGAATGAAGTTGAAAGGTTTGGCATTTTTCAGATCGATCTTTTATTTACCTAATTTAATCACGATTAGTTCAGTCGCTCTGCTGTTTGGTATCTTGCTGGACTGGCAGCATGGATCATTAAATATGATTCTATTAAATATAGGTCTTATATCAGAACCGATTAATTGGCTGAACGAGCCCGCGACTGCCCAGCTTTCTGTATCCCTGATCCTAACCTGGATGTGGTTCGGCCATTCGTTCATTGTTGTCATGGCGGGTGTTTCCGGTATATCGAAAGACTATTATGAGGCTGCATTGATCGATGGAGCCAACAGGTGGCAGACGTTTACGAAAATCACGATACCTTTATTGAAACCCATCTTACTCTATATCATGATCACATCCCTGATCGGCGGCCTTCAGCTGTTTGATCTGCCGATGCTTCTGACAGACGGAATCGGTTCCCCGGATGGATCACTGAACACGATGGTTCTGTATCTGTACAATCAAGCGTTCAAGTTTAACAATTATGGATATGCATCAGCTGTCGCATATGGATTGTTTGTCATCACCCTGATCTTTTCAGCGATTGTCTTTAAAGGGATGTACGGAAATGAACGCAAACAAGCAAGGAAGGTGTAAAGCATGTTGGGAAAAACAGCCGTTGAAAAAAATGTACAGTCCCAGAAGGCAGAAAAATCAAAGCCTGAACTTCTGCCACATGAGTCCAAACTAAAGACCAGAAATACCATTGTGAAGAGCATCATTTATACCCTGCTTGTGTTGATGGCAATTGTTTGCTTCATCCCATTCCTGATGATGCTTGTGAATGCAACAAGATCAAATGAAGCAATTCTTTCAGGATTCACCTTGCTCCCAGGCAGTTCCTTAGTCGAAAACTATGCCAATATGATGGAGTACGTAAATATTTGGTCGGGTTTCAAGAATAGTCTGATCATCTCTGTCCTCACAACCGTATTATCAGGATATTTCTCAGCGTTGACTGCATATGGATTTGCATTTTACACATTCAGAGGGAAAAATTTCTTATTCGTCTTCATGCTTGTGATGATGATGGTTCCAGGACAATTGGGTCTTATCGGCTTTTATGAATTAAGTAAGAACCTTGGGATATTAGATACCTTCATCCCGCTGATCGTACCTACCATTGCAAGTCCGTTTGTTGTGTTCTTCCTAAGACAATACATCAAAACGACCCTGCATCCGAGTTTAATCGAGGCTGCCCGTATCGACGGTGCAAGTGAGTTCAAGATTTTCCATACAGTGGCGATTCCGATCATGATGCCGGCTGTTGCAACGATGTCGATTTTCACGTTCATCGGCTCATGGAATAACTACATCATGCCACTCGTGATACTGTTCTCACCTGAGAAATATACGTTGCCAGTATTAATGGGATTCTTGAAAGGATCTCAAGTGGCACAAAATTTAGGATCGATGTATTTAGGTATCGCGATTTCAGTGGTCCCTATCATGATTGCATTCCTATTTCTATCAAAATATATCGTCAACAGCATCTCAGCAGGATCGATCAAAGAATAAAGGAGAGAAAAACATATGCATTTCGATAAAACATTTACCTTTGGAACCGCAACATCATCGTATCAAATTGAAGGGGCACATCAGGAAGGGGGAAGAACACCGTCCATTTGGGATATGTTCTGTGACATTCCAGGGAAAGTATACAAGCAGCATAATGGTGATGTCGCGTGTGATCACTATCACCGGTTTGAAGAAGACATCCAGCATATTAAACGCCTTGGAGTGGATACGTATCGTTTCTCCATTGCCTGGCCGAGGGTCTTTCCTGAAAAGGGGAAATACAATCAGGAAGGTATGGATTTTTATAAAAAGCTCGCGAGAAGACTTCAAGAAGAAGGAATCAAACCTGCTGTTACGTTGTATCATTGGGACTTACCGGTTTGGGCTCATGAAGAAGGCGGATGGGTGAATCGTGAATCCGTACAATGGTTCTTGGAATATGCAAGAGCATGCTTCACAGAACTTGATGCGGTCGTTGATTCATGGATCACCCATAATGAGCCTTGGTGTGCAGGTTTCCTAGGCTATCATCAAGGGGTCCATGCTCCTGGTCATACCAATATGGATGAAGCAGTAAAAGCGGTCCACCATATGCTGCTATCTCACGGAAAAGCGGTTGAGATGCTGAAGAAAGAATTCCAGTCCCAAACCGATATCGGTATTACACTGAACCTATCACCGGTGTATCCAAATACGGATTCCGTGAACGATGCTTTAGCTGCCAATAATGCAGATGGTTATTCGAATCGCTGGTTCCTTGACCCTGTATTCAAAGGCGAATATCCAAAAGACATGATGAATTTGTTCTCAAAATACGTCCATTCCTATGACTTTATCAAACCAGGGGATATGGAACTGATTTCAATAGATTGTGATTTCTTCGGTATTAACTATTACAGCCGGGGAATCGTCGAGTTCAGTGCTGCCCATGACTTTATGCATAAAGGGGCCTACTCTGATTATAAGAAGACAGGGATGGGCTGGGATATCGCGCCGAATGAATTCAAAGACCTCATCCGCCGCCTGAGACAGGAATATACGGATCTGCCAATCTATATCACGGAAAACGGAGCGGCGTATGACGATGTATTGGAAAATGGAAGAGTTCATGATCACGAACGTGTTAATTATTTAAATCTTCACCTTCAAGCAGTTTCTGACCTTAATGAGGAAGGCATGAACATCCAGGGTTATTATTTATGGTCACTGATGGATAATTTTGAGTGGAGCTTTGGTTATGATAAGCGGTTTGGCATCCTTTATGTCGACTTCGATACACAGGAGCGAATTTGGAAGGACAGCGCCTTCCGATACGCTGAAATCATCCGGGATCATAAAGAGAAGCATGGCCATCATACAAATGCTGAGGAAGTTGCACAATGAATGCGAAGCAAGTAAAGGTAATTTTGACAGCCAAAGAAACAGGAGATCGGTTCTCTGAAAAAGAACCGGTTTCTTTTTCTGCAGGTCAGGCTTCTACCCATATACAGCTTGATCCAGAATGTAAATATCAGGAAATGTTGGGGTTTGGCGGTGCATTCACAGAAGCGGCGGCTCACAGCCTTTCCCTCATCAGCCCTGAGAAAAGGAAAGAGATCATTCACCGCTACTTCGATCCGATAGAAGGCTTGGGCTATCGCTTAGGAAGGACACATATCAATAGCTGTGATTTCTCATTAGGGAACTATTCGTATGTGGAAGAGGGAGATACGTCGTTAGAAAGCTTTTCCATCGAACGGGAGAAGAAGCTTGTGATTCCTCTTATTCAAGAGGCGATGGAAGTGGCTGATGAAGAGCTTTCCATTGTAGCTTCACCCTGGAGTCCGCCGTCATGGATGAAGACGAACGGCGAAATGAACAATGGCGGAAAACTTTTATCAGAATATGAATCTGTTTGGGCTGATTATTATTCAAAGTATATAGAGGCGATGGAAGAAGAGGGGATCCGGATCTGGGGAGTAACGATCCAAAATGAACCCGAAGCAAAGCAGGTTTGGGATTCTTGTCTATATACGGGAGAAGAAGAGCGCGACTTCATCAAAAACCATTTAGGTCCGTCCCTGGCGGAAAATGGCCATGATGATGTGAAGGTCATCATATGGGATCATAATCGTGATGTGATTTATGAGCGTGCCCATGCTGTGTTATCTGATCCTGAAGCAGCTAAATACGTCTGGGGAACAGGTTTGCACTGGTATGTATCCGAGGAGTTTGAAAATCTCTCTAAAGTGCATCATGCTTTTCCGGACAAGCATCTGATTTTTACAGAAGGGTGCATGGAAGGAGGGGTCCAAGTAGGTTCATGGGATACCGGTGAGAGGTATGGCAGAAATATCATCGGTGACTTGAACAATTATCTTGAAGCCTGGATCGATTGGAATCTGGTATTGAATGAAGAAGGCGGACCCAATCATGTAGGGAACTATTGTGATGCGCCGGTCATCGTAGATACCACTAAAGATGAAGTTCACTATAACAGCTCTTATTACTACATCGGTCATTTTAGTAAATATATCAAAGCGGGAGCGAGACGTATTGGGTGTCATGTTTCAAATGACTCTGTATTGGCTACTTCCTTTGAAAATCCAAATGGGGAGATTGTAGTGGTTGTGATGAATGCGAATAGTGGGGATGAAGAAATTTCACTTTCCTGTGCCGAGGGATCGATGACTACTACGCTCCCTTCTCACTCTATAGCTACATTCATTATTAGATAAAAGATTGAAAGCAGTCCTGGAGAGGGCTGCTTTTTGTTTTGAAAATAGATAGCCTAGTGGTTGTTCGGTTTGTTCACAATTTGGCACGAGTTTCCCCGAAAGTGGCACAACAAATCGAAAAAGTGGCACGAGTTTGCCTGAAAGTGGCACAACAAACGGCCAAACTGGCACAACTTTGCTTGAAAGTGCCGCAACAAACGCCAAAAATGCCGGAACAAACGCCAAAAGTGCCGCAACAACCTCACAACCGTCCCCTCACCCTCAAAAAATACCCCTCAGGACCATTCTAAAGCGAATGACAAAACCGATAAAAAAGCACTAACTCCATCATCGACAGGCACCCCTTCACATATTACCGGGACAACCATCATAGAATAGACCATCTAAAACAAAGGCAGGGTGCAAACATATGAGTTTGTTTTTAAGGGGTACGTTGGTGCTGGTGGTGACGGCTTTTTTAGGTGAGTGTTTGGAGTTTGTGATTAATATGATTTTGGCTCGTGAGCTTGGGGAAGCAGGTCTTGGCACATATATGTCGATCCTGCCGACTGTGTTTCTGATTGTGATTTTA is a genomic window of Rossellomorea sp. y25 containing:
- a CDS encoding LacI family DNA-binding transcriptional regulator, with translation MVTIYDLAKRTGFSSTTVSKALNNYTDVSQKTKQKILEAAAEMGYLPNAHAQSLSTKKSWTIGVMFAEDNEVGMKHPFFSALIESFRKHVEREGYDLIFASRNLRNRDTSYLEHFMYRAVDGIVVICSDPNDPQVQDMINNHVPIVVIDMSNQNCSVVYSDNIEGGRLAVNYLHSLGHTRIAHISGDPKIDAGAQRIKGFSKAMNDLNLPIHQEYLVNGGLFSIQEGRAAMESLLELETTPTAVFVAGDHMAIGAMEAIKEKGLKIPEDISIIGYDDIEMSAYVTPKLTTVRQDTDRIGARAGQLLIKQMIQKKKLITTEIIPVELIIRESCTSPKKEKKN
- a CDS encoding ABC transporter substrate-binding protein; this encodes MKKFLAIFMTLVLLAGVLSACSGDSKSSGDSKSSKDVDLKIWSFTDELKKPITKFEEKNGVKVELTIVPIADYPTKLKPVLESGVGAPDVFTGEIAFLKQWVDAGYWENLSEDPYNVDEIKDKYVPYVFDLGKDKDGNVRALSWQTTPGGVFYKRSIAKEVLGTDDPTEVGNMLNSMDNVFKVAEKMKEKGYSMFPDEGSIRWFSQGDNPQPWVNDKNELKLTEQKIEFMDYAKKLRENSYTALAPEWSPSWFEAMDKPIKVKENGKEKETQVFSYVLPTWGLHSVLKTNVKESAGDWAVTNGPSPYFWGGTWLGVYEKSENKELAYDFVKMMTQEDEFLTDWAKETGDVLSYLPVTNEIKDDFSDEFLGGQNNYQFFLEQAKEIEPGIVTKYDQQLDTFYGNAVQQYVDGKKSKEEAIQEFYKKAQNAYPDIKVPKN
- a CDS encoding sugar ABC transporter permease, whose translation is MKKLDRYGYVFIAPFWIIFLIFSIYPVALTFYYSFTNYSGSGTAEVVGLANYTRLLSDSYFVEAFFNTWKIWGINFALQIGLALVLALIFSDMRMKLKGLAFFRSIFYLPNLITISSVALLFGILLDWQHGSLNMILLNIGLISEPINWLNEPATAQLSVSLILTWMWFGHSFIVVMAGVSGISKDYYEAALIDGANRWQTFTKITIPLLKPILLYIMITSLIGGLQLFDLPMLLTDGIGSPDGSLNTMVLYLYNQAFKFNNYGYASAVAYGLFVITLIFSAIVFKGMYGNERKQARKV
- a CDS encoding carbohydrate ABC transporter permease — protein: MAIVCFIPFLMMLVNATRSNEAILSGFTLLPGSSLVENYANMMEYVNIWSGFKNSLIISVLTTVLSGYFSALTAYGFAFYTFRGKNFLFVFMLVMMMVPGQLGLIGFYELSKNLGILDTFIPLIVPTIASPFVVFFLRQYIKTTLHPSLIEAARIDGASEFKIFHTVAIPIMMPAVATMSIFTFIGSWNNYIMPLVILFSPEKYTLPVLMGFLKGSQVAQNLGSMYLGIAISVVPIMIAFLFLSKYIVNSISAGSIKE
- a CDS encoding GH1 family beta-glucosidase yields the protein MHFDKTFTFGTATSSYQIEGAHQEGGRTPSIWDMFCDIPGKVYKQHNGDVACDHYHRFEEDIQHIKRLGVDTYRFSIAWPRVFPEKGKYNQEGMDFYKKLARRLQEEGIKPAVTLYHWDLPVWAHEEGGWVNRESVQWFLEYARACFTELDAVVDSWITHNEPWCAGFLGYHQGVHAPGHTNMDEAVKAVHHMLLSHGKAVEMLKKEFQSQTDIGITLNLSPVYPNTDSVNDALAANNADGYSNRWFLDPVFKGEYPKDMMNLFSKYVHSYDFIKPGDMELISIDCDFFGINYYSRGIVEFSAAHDFMHKGAYSDYKKTGMGWDIAPNEFKDLIRRLRQEYTDLPIYITENGAAYDDVLENGRVHDHERVNYLNLHLQAVSDLNEEGMNIQGYYLWSLMDNFEWSFGYDKRFGILYVDFDTQERIWKDSAFRYAEIIRDHKEKHGHHTNAEEVAQ
- a CDS encoding glycoside hydrolase family 30 protein, whose translation is MNAKQVKVILTAKETGDRFSEKEPVSFSAGQASTHIQLDPECKYQEMLGFGGAFTEAAAHSLSLISPEKRKEIIHRYFDPIEGLGYRLGRTHINSCDFSLGNYSYVEEGDTSLESFSIEREKKLVIPLIQEAMEVADEELSIVASPWSPPSWMKTNGEMNNGGKLLSEYESVWADYYSKYIEAMEEEGIRIWGVTIQNEPEAKQVWDSCLYTGEEERDFIKNHLGPSLAENGHDDVKVIIWDHNRDVIYERAHAVLSDPEAAKYVWGTGLHWYVSEEFENLSKVHHAFPDKHLIFTEGCMEGGVQVGSWDTGERYGRNIIGDLNNYLEAWIDWNLVLNEEGGPNHVGNYCDAPVIVDTTKDEVHYNSSYYYIGHFSKYIKAGARRIGCHVSNDSVLATSFENPNGEIVVVVMNANSGDEEISLSCAEGSMTTTLPSHSIATFIIR